cgGGCCACCATCGGGGGATCTCACCTTGCAGGAGTGcatccagcagtgcccagccccaCGCCAGCCCGGGCAACGCCGGGAGCCAGGACCCCagggaaaacattttcaatGGAGAGAAGCCACGGCGTAGCCAGGCCCCGGCTCCAAGGTCCGCGGGGCGGAGGCGGGGAGTGGCCCCCCCCGGCTAGTAAATCATTATTGCGGCAAGCCAGGACAGCTGGAGCCCCGGCCGGAGGAGATGAGCTCCAGCTGCCCCGTGGAGGTGAAAATTAGGACGAGAAGAGGGATGAGATGCACATGGAGGGGCTCAGGGACCACCAGCACCTTTAACTCCCCCCctcaccccagcactgccattctCCTCTCCACCCTAAGGCATTGCAGCATTTCAGGTCCTGTCCCCCCACATCTGCACCACCCCAAAGACCCCGAAACAACGccaaaaatagaaaaacctCTTTATTAACATCGGTGGTGGTGGCAGGAGTCTGTCCTACAGCCCTGGGGGCTGCTAGTGCTGAACCATGTTCCTGAGCTTGTCCCAAAAAAAGAGGCTGAGGACGGTGTGGGGGCCGAGGCGAAGGTAGACGGCACCAATGCCCTTGTACAAGCCCAGCAGCCCCTCTTTGCTGGAAATTTGCAGGATACAATCCAAAAAACCCCGGTAGAGCTTGCCCTGGGGAGAGAGGAGCCAGCTGTGCACCCCTGCCGGAAAAAGCCGTGTGTCCCGTGAGCTGTGTCCGGAGTGGCCTTACCGTGCCGTCGGCATCCACCGGCTGGTTGTAGAGACGGGTGCTGATCACGTCAAAAGGTGTCATCGTGACAGCCACGGCCACACCGCTCACCATGCCCCCCGCCAGCACCGCCGCCCAGCTGCCCTTCCTGAACCACTGCGGGAAGCGCCGGCGTCAGCTCTTCCCAACCATAAAGGGGAGCacggggggcgggcggcggctggaTCCGGCACATTTCCCGCTCACCTGGCGCTCGCAGACCCAGTCCTTGGCGGAGGCGAAGGTGGCGAGCTGCACGGCCGAGCCCACGGCCACGCGGGGCACGGCGCCTGTCACCCCCCGCCACAGCCCCACCACCCCGTGCTGCTGGTAGATGCTCCTGAAAGCGCTGGAGATACtctggggaggagaggaaattggggaaaatgggaatggtgCATCCCACCTGGCCAAAATTTCCCACCCCTGTTGGTCACTGGTGACACGAAGCCACTATTGGCTTTGGAGAGATCTCAGGGGGTCTGCATTCTCTGGATTCGGTATCGCAGCCCCACGTGCCTGTCACACCCCCTCTGTTCTCGCTCTGTTATTTATAGCATCATTACAGGGCCAAGCGGCCAAACAACAGCTTTAAATTCCTGCTGACCAAAATAGCATCATCCCTGCTGAGTCCCAGAGCGTGCACAGACAAGGTGCCACCAAACCCTCTGTgtgcccccaccccagccctgtccccactcACCTCATGGTTGTGCTGGTGGCCCACGGCCATGGCCGACAGTGTCTGGGCTTGGAGGTGGGTCTTGACCTTGGGGGGGACAATGCCAGGTGACAAAACCCCCCGGTGCCCTCGCTGGAACCGGCTGTGGTCCCCCCATCTTCTTCTCAGCAGATTTTGAGGGGAAGTTTCAGCCCCTCAAACAGACGTGGGGGACACAGCTGAGTAGCCAAGTGGGAACTCCAGACTTTGAACCCCGTTTTTTTACCCCTCCCACCCAGGGCAAAGGGACCCTGCAAACACCcactgctggagctctgcaacCTCAAAAAACTGGGGAGACCCTCTAAAATGGGAGTGGGGGGAAACCCCCGCAATTTCTTTTAGGGTAACTTCCTTATGGGGGAGTTCTCTGCTGGTTTTctgagggggatttgggggagaaaggagggggatgcatgcacagggcagccccacattttggggggggggggtgacgCAAAGCAGGGGACGAGGGAATGCACCAAGACAGTGTTTATAGGATGCAGCCAAGATGCCGAACCTTTAGGGGGGGAGCGTGTCCCCAAAACACACCCCCACCCCACGGCTTTTGGGGCGGAGCAGCACTCACCAGGTACGCGGGGCTGCCCACGATGGCTCCCACCGCCCCGGCCACGGCCCCGGCGGCCACGGTCCCGCCGGGATACCCGGTCCAGCCGGCGTCCTCGGCGTGCGAATAGCAGTAGAAGCGGACACCGTTCATGAGCCCCTGGTAGAGCAGCCCGGCCGCCAGCCCCTTCTGCAGCCCCCGCAGCCCGTCCGCCCGGCACACGGCCACGGCCGCCCGCAGCACCCCGCGGTAGGGCCGGGGGTACGTGCCCGGGGGCTGCAGCTcgccctgcagctgcagccgcGTCTTCACCACCTCCAGCGGGTTGGTGAGGAAGCAGGCCAAGCACCCGGCCGTGGCCCCCAGCACCAGGTCGATGGCCGGGGGTACCCCCCCGGCCGGGGGGCTGTTTGGGGGCGGGTACGGGAATTCCTGCGGGGAGTCAGAAGGGCAGGGGCCGAGGACTCCCGCCGCCATCCGGCACCTGCCCGCGGGGGCGGCCCCAGGCTCCACCTTCCCGAACAAccgcagggaaaaaaatccggggggggtggggggggggggcgagaGCGAGCGCCGCCTCCTGCaaaccaacccccccccaaTCCAGCCCCCAATTTGGGGAAGGGATGTGGGGCAAAGGTCGGGGCTGGGGGTGCGTGTCCGGCCGCCCGGCACCGGCGCGCCCCGGCAGCCGCGTCCAGCCGGGCCCGGCCTCACGTGATGGTGCTGCCCCGGCGCAAACAGGGAAAAGCAGGCCAAAAAAAAAGGCGGGATAAAATTGAAACAGAAACGGAGAGCGAGAGGAATTTTGGGGGGCACACGCCGTTCCCCCCCGCCCCGACCAGCCTGGGGAGGAGGATGTGGACTGGCCACCTCGCTGCGCTGGTGGacgcggggcgggggggcttgcgggggtCTCGCCGCCTCTCCCGGTGCTTTGAAATTGGAACTTCCCGCGGGAAAATGCTGCGAGAGGTGGGGGACGGCGGTGTCCCGCCCCCGCCGAGGATTCCTATTTTTAGCGCTGCGCAGGGACCCCCGGGGACCCGGTTTACTCCATGGCCGAGGCACTTCGGTGGTTACTGAGGGGGAGGACGTGTGAAGCCTCCATGTTCCAAGCTTGTCCGCTGCCAGTGGCTGCCTCGGCCCCAATATTTTCCCCATGCCAGTGGCTGTCCCAGTCCCGATATCCCCCGAACACCCTCGTTTTGATGTCAGAACTCAAGGAGGGTTGATGAGGACAGTGGGTGGCGCTGGGGGCTGACCCCATGGTTGTTTCTTTCCTGTCTGGACTGGATCTCCCAGATCCAGGGGACTGGGAATAACTCCTGGCTCCAGAGATGAACAAGGACAAAGCATCAAGACTCTGTGCCCTGATGGGTAATTCCTACGAACGTGTCCCACCGCAGGGTTAACGCTGCTGCGGTTGAGCGAGGAGATGGGAGGTGCACgttctccctcttttcatccaaatatccctttctccccccgccccgcccgagCCATTCCACAGGCTCCGAAGTGacggcaggaggaggagcagcagccactggtGGCAGAATCTGGCGTAGGGCCAAGGCTGAGTTACCAAGGTCTATttatttggggagggggaaaggaagcagaTGTATGTACATATACATTCAGTCACGTACGTTTCCTCCCACAAAAAGGCCCCGTGAACGTATATTACATGAGAAGGTCTCCaggttattattattattaatattatttaaaagcTGGGGTTGTGCCCCAAAGTGCTCGTTGTGGAGCGCAAGTGGCGAAGGGTCCTTGCTGGCCTCAGGTGCAGTGAGTCGAGGAGATGGGGACGTATTTGGTGGCAGCCACGTGACAATGTCCCTCATGACACCTGAAGAACGTGGAACTCCATCTCTTCTCCCCCAGTGCACAGGGCCAGCATCCAAACCACAAACCGGCTGCTGAGATTTCCTAAAACCATCTTTAAAGCCAAAGATTTGGCCCCATTCCTTCTTCCTTAGCCTCAAAGCTCCTGGACAGGCTGAGAGGGGTTCAGTGGTGTCCGGAGGCCCTGGGCGAgctctgcaggagaaggaggcagaGCGGTGCCGTCCTCGGTGATTGTATGAGCAACAAAACATGCACGGTAGCGATTGAGTGTTCCCACCTCGCCCCTCCGCGCCCCGACCCTGTTCGAAAATGAACAAGTCCTCagtcctgctccccaccacaaTGGGGATACTCGTCCCAGCCCACCCCGCTCCCACCCTCACCCTCACTACTACTGGGATATTATTCTGTGAAAGGCAAATTATTTGCCCCGTGGCAGCTGGACGAGGAGGAAGGCGCAGGTGGTGAAGCGTCCGGCTGCTCCCCAAACCATGCCAGGTGTCCCCGGCTCGGTGGAGAGCGCAGGGTCCATGCTGCAGGAACGGCCCTAGTGGGGACCAAGCAatggcaggagggtttggggtgcCAGTTGGCCAGATACAGGCCCTGGATCCCCAAAAATGGGCCCCCGTGAGCTGTCCTCCCCTGGCCAGGGTTAACACCAGGGGTCCCGCTCGGCCCGTCCCCGGCAGAGGCTGTCACTGCGCTGCCACGCGCTGTTGATGAGGCTCTGGGCGTCCTCACATTTCTTCTTCACGGCAGCATCCAGAATGGCCTTGTGCTGGAGATCGACCTGAAACACAGATGTGGGGcatcaggagaggaaaagacaaCGGTCCCTTCTCCCTCTCGCTGTAAAACCACCTCAAATCCACATGGGAAAGTCGCCTGTGTCATGAATATGGTGACAGCAGGGCTGACCCAGGTTCCTCCCACTCCCCTTGCCAGCACTGGATGCTCATGGCTTGTCTTGCCAGGCTCTAAATCCCACATCCTGTGGTTATATGGACCCAGAGGAACTCTGTGGCTCTCCTGCCCTTTGTGGGAAAGCTGGGTTCACCCTACAGGGACAAATTCAcccctctgccctccctcctGCGATGAGGGTGTGAGGCAGCCACACATGCTCACTTGGTAGATGTTCCTCCACGCGACGTTCAGCGCTGACAGGAACCTCTCCAGTTCTGTAGTGCAACTAAAATAGAGGACCCAGGGGGGCAGGAACTCCTTGCTGTCCTGAGCAAACTCCTAAATACCAAGAGAGAGGCCGGGTGTCAGCACTGGATGCTCACCCAGCCCCAGGTCAGCGGGTCCCAAAGGCCTGCACTCACCAGGATACAGTACTCCTTGCCGGCCTCTGTGGAGACAGCAGTGATGTCCGTCAGCTCCGCGGTGCCCAGCGAGCGGAAGAAGCTGGTCTGACAGTCCTCGTGGCACGTGAAAGCCTTCTCATCCGTCAGCACCAGGCAGCAGGGAACGCACGGCGTCGGGGCAACACCCTGGGGGATCACCTgtgtggggcagggaagggagggtgaAACCTGGTATGACGGAGCCCCATCTCCATGGGGCCCCCTGTGGGGAAGGAAACCCTCCTGGCTCAGGATAAAGctgcctgctccatcctgcCAGACATTCCTGCTCCCTTCGGCAGTGCCAAAGGGGCTCTGGGCAAAGGAGGGGGTCAAAGCACCCACGCTTGGGGCCTGTCCCCGGCTCACCCCTTTGGAGACAGCCTGGCAGAAGTACTGCATCCAGTCTGCCATGTCCTCCTCGTTCTCGGCGCTCAGCTCCAGGGAGGGCCGGTCTGTCAGGATCACCTGGAAGGAGTGGGGCCGGTCGGTGGTGTTGGAGCGCCGGCATCCCCCGCACTGCTCGCCgctgggagagagggagaggagggagatgaGCAGGATGGAGGGGCCAGCATGAGCCTGAAAACAGCCTCCAactgccctccctgggcagcacctCACCCCTCTTCCCAACACTCATTTCCCATCTCTGACATCCCCTGGGATTGCTCCGAGGACCATCTCCAGGCTCTGCACattgcaggagagctggaggtgaGCACAGCGGGTCTCCCAGCATGGCTCTTAGAGGGATCTGTCACCCTTCAGAGCCCGAGGCCCCATCCAAGGAAGGAAGTGAGCACATTTCCAGTGGCATGCACTGGAGCCAAAGCAAACGGGCACCTgcccccaggcaggagcagccaggattCCTGCAGCATGGACCAGGTCATGATCCAGCTCAGAAGCCCTCCCTGGACATCCCGGGTAGCTCCTGCTCTCCAGATCCCCACTGAGTCTGGGTGCTGTGTCCTACCAGCCACTTACCCCATATTGATGGAGAGCAGAGGGGTGACGTCCGTGCGATCCGGGTACTGGTACAAGATCCCGTTGCTGCCGTTTGGGA
Above is a genomic segment from Corvus hawaiiensis isolate bCorHaw1 chromosome 22, bCorHaw1.pri.cur, whole genome shotgun sequence containing:
- the SLC25A34 gene encoding solute carrier family 25 member 34, translated to MAAGVLGPCPSDSPQEFPYPPPNSPPAGGVPPAIDLVLGATAGCLACFLTNPLEVVKTRLQLQGELQPPGTYPRPYRGVLRAAVAVCRADGLRGLQKGLAAGLLYQGLMNGVRFYCYSHAEDAGWTGYPGGTVAAGAVAGAVGAIVGSPAYLVKTHLQAQTLSAMAVGHQHNHESISSAFRSIYQQHGVVGLWRGVTGAVPRVAVGSAVQLATFASAKDWVCERQWFRKGSWAAVLAGGMVSGVAVAVTMTPFDVISTRLYNQPVDADGTGKLYRGFLDCILQISSKEGLLGLYKGIGAVYLRLGPHTVLSLFFWDKLRNMVQH